The DNA window GTCTGGGGACCTCGGGGGGGACCTGCAGGAGCTGTGTGACGTGGAGCAGGTGATGCGGGCCGACCTCCAGCAGGTCTTCCTGCCGGTGGTCTACGCCCTCATCTTCACGCTGGGCATCACCGGGAACGGCCTGGTGGTCGTGGTGCTGGGCTGCCAGCGCAGGTGAGACCAGCTGATGGTTGTCATGGCAACACAGTTATTAGGAGGATATGTTTACCCAGAaactaaactgcaaaaaaaggtctaaaaaccagataaaaacagtaaatctgagtgaaatgatcttgctgcatggacagataatttaccttgacaagattgataataataataataatattgataatacattttatttgtaatgcattttacattagaggaaatctcaaagtgctacaggttaaaagcataacagtctaattataaaaaggattttaaaaaaggaaaaacagaagaaaagtaaacatacatacatgcatgcatgcaatttctagatttaataatcttaatttaagaatctcgtttttaaaaaaggactaaaactttcctttttatgcatgcatacatgtatgtatgcatgcatgcataatctaaaaaccatctagacaggaggaaccaaaggttttgctaaaaaaaaatgtagtccttttttaaaagtgagattcttaatttaagattattaaatctagaaataatgttgaacgcttaaaataagaaatttactcttaaaacaagatttagACAgatttagtgggtttttttaatttatttattctttaaaactttgtttattaagtttttttcacaatagaacacagacatacaggaacactcagaacagaatccccaccccaaaaagtaaaaataaataaatagatagataaaaaattataataataattataataataatgataaatagatgaataaatctaagacaatataagttaagtatgttgtaaaagaggacatatataaacataaaaaggagagacttttacagagaaaaaaaacaaaacaagcaaaaaacattGGAGAAGTACAGTAAatactagatagatagatagatagatagatagatagatagatagatagatagatagatagatagatagatagatagatagatagatagatagatagatacttcaagcaataaaatataaaaatacaataaaaaaaaatacaataaaaaataaagtgtctaaagaaggagtatgtattaaggagtagaatagaattccagtgcagaataaatatggatatgcagtataaaaatgttggtgctatgaaacaaataaggtgcaatgaacaatGTTCATAAATACTGAAGAGTATTTAAGCAGGTTGTCATCTAAACACAATGAAATCTGTGGTTGTCCTAATTAACTTGAGTCATGCAGCTCTGATTTCTCCTCCACATATCTCAGAAAAGGTTCAATCAAAtctttatttagtgttttgatCTTGTACAGCCCTTTGTCTCAGTGTGATGGATCCATTAAGCCCCCCTGGTTCTCTCCTCAGGTCAAAGTGCAGCCTGACGGACCGGTACCGCCTCCACCTCTCTGCTGCTGACCTGCTCTTCGTGCTGGCGCTGCCCTTCTGGGCGGTGGACGCCGCTCTGGGGGACTGGCGCTTCGGGGCGGTGACCTGCGTGGGCGTGCACGTCATCTACACGGTGAACCTGTACGGCAGCGTGCTGATCCTGGCCTTCATCAGCCTGGACCGCTACCTGGCGGTGGTCCGGCCCACCGACACCAACACCGGGGGGCTGAGACAGCTGCTGGCACACAGGCTGGTTTATGTCGGTGAGTGTCCAAAgacaaagttatttattttattttttatttttttggtaacacttcacaataaccatctaagtcaggggtctcaaagtcaaattacctgggggccgctggaggcagtatcgaaatgacaaaaaaaagacacaaaattactaaaaaaagacacaaaatgacccaaaaaagacacaaaatgacaaaaaaaaattaattacttaaaaaagacacaaaatgatcccaaaagacacaaaattatttttttaaaaagacacaaaatgacccaaaaaagacacaaaatgaccaaaaaagacacaattattaaaaaagacacaaaattatttaaaaaaaagacaaaattacaaaaaaaagacacaaaacttgactatgacggcatattagggccaaatatgattttttttaaaaatacaaacctgggggaggggaggtaatatttcgagaaaaaagttgcaaatttactagattaaagtgacaaatctacaagaaaaaaagttgcagatttaagagatttaaagtggaaaaaacatttttttctcccagattcaccactttaaatctcataaatctgcacatttttttctcgtagatttgccactttaatctcataaacttttttctcccccgggtccgtatgttttttttacacattctggctgtatgtaatatcctccaatattctctagggttgaaatttggaatttgaaagtatttcaatgagtggcCTATTAAGTGTTAAGGGGGTGGTCCGGGCTGCTGACTATGACAGGTGCCATCTCTTCTTCTTGTACTTCTGGCTCCACCAGTCccttatttcttcttcttctcctcctcctttccctgCAGGAGCCTGGCTGCCTGCTGGCCTCCTGGCGGTGCCTGATTTGGTCTTTGCCCGGACTCAAGAAGGAGGCGAGGGAGCCACTCTGTGCCAGCGCTTCTACCCGGCTCACAACGCTCCCATCTGGGTTGCGGTGTTCCACCTGGAGCTGGTCCTGGTGGGCCTGCTGATCCCGGGGCTGGTCCTCCTCGTGTGCTACTGCGTCATCGTCACCCGGCTGACCCGGGGCCCTCTCGGGGGCCAGAGGCAGAAGCGGCGAGCCGTCAGAACCACCATCGCCTTGGTGTTCTGCTTCTTCGTGTGCTGGCTGCCGTACGGGGCGGGCATCTCCGTGGACGCCCTGCTGCGCCTGGAGGTGTTGCCCCGCAGCTGCGGCCTGGAGGTTGTGCTGGGCGTGTGGCTGGCGGTGGCCGAGCCCATGGCGTTCGCTCACTGCTGCCTCAACCCGCTGCTGTACGCCTTCCTGGGCGCCGGCTTCAAGAGTTCGGCCCGCAGAGCGCTCACGCTGAGCCGAGCCTCCAGTTTGAAGATTTTACCCCGAAGACGTCCGGGGGCCTCCACCACCACCGAGTCCGAGTCCTCCAGTTTACACTCCAGCTAGTGTTTGCTTGTGCTGTATatatggcccatttcagaattgcgggtacatttgaagtttagaaaaattaagaattttatttcatttttttccataaaacctttttaattCCCATAGAGaatactttaaatttaacacttccagcatttgccaagcttaaacatgtaagatttaaaatatttaatctgaaaatcatcgtaatgacagtaaaatcagtcaactctgttgcagacaaattggggtaaatatgtatagtactcaaatgtaatacagtttaaaaccatgtctttcctaagagaacttttgtctttacatcagctaattcaactttaaattttctaagataaagattcttttttcaggagtaaaatcattgacacatttaattggaaagttgccaagacagtttggattttctctaaatattgctcCAAAAATTAATGAAACGCTTTAAAATTTCATGTATAGTGAGAATGTTAATTATGACACAGCTTCTGGTTAgtttgtcaacaataaaacatatttaattcacatttttttaaataaaactgtgagAAACAGAGTTGACGCCTATGTAAATGGAGTTGACAtgaataacagagttgacaaacTATGTGTAAAAGGCCAAAAACAGTAACTCTGTTATCATTGAAATGTTGACACATGTAACAGAGTTGAcaataacagagttgacattttccaccattttgTGCTTTAACTCCACATGCTAGCTTAAAACCAGATACCACatgtcatgaataaaaccataatattatgaattttcatcatataattgtttttaaaaaaatgactgacagaTTCACTAGAATATCCTAGTAACAGATTTGACATTTAATTAATCTACTGTTGgtgtattctcaacattttgtacaagttaatgagagagaaagtttaACATTCATTAATTCCCTCCAAATCTTCTCtgcaagaggaagtgacatcactgggtgcaggtctcatgttt is part of the Centropristis striata isolate RG_2023a ecotype Rhode Island chromosome 11, C.striata_1.0, whole genome shotgun sequence genome and encodes:
- the LOC131980486 gene encoding C-X-C chemokine receptor type 4-like, giving the protein MRADLQQVFLPVVYALIFTLGITGNGLVVVVLGCQRRSKCSLTDRYRLHLSAADLLFVLALPFWAVDAALGDWRFGAVTCVGVHVIYTVNLYGSVLILAFISLDRYLAVVRPTDTNTGGLRQLLAHRLVYVGAWLPAGLLAVPDLVFARTQEGGEGATLCQRFYPAHNAPIWVAVFHLELVLVGLLIPGLVLLVCYCVIVTRLTRGPLGGQRQKRRAVRTTIALVFCFFVCWLPYGAGISVDALLRLEVLPRSCGLEVVLGVWLAVAEPMAFAHCCLNPLLYAFLGAGFKSSARRALTLSRASSLKILPRRRPGASTTTESESSSLHSS